One Carcharodon carcharias isolate sCarCar2 chromosome 1, sCarCar2.pri, whole genome shotgun sequence DNA window includes the following coding sequences:
- the LOC121284461 gene encoding zinc-binding protein A33-like isoform X2 has translation MGEKGEAACEKVGRCAEHGKKLVYFCRLEKLKVCSKCAITGSHRGHTVVPVEEALSELKEEAEMLQQQVQEDFAILRSFLDSEEKVLMEWIATEKQHILEELERLKAECLERAKHLSLLMDPFKAVLQSTNLSDVLKVLNISSDGSSHPCETANDPVVRFEAEKFCGPLQYKVWKRMLQIIQTVPEAYTFDHLTAHPHLEISTNRRSVIPRREALPVDYANGRFDTCLCVLGTEAISTGKHYWEVTVNKKAKWDLGVAYSSVPRHGDIFYRPSRGIWCLTLRDGYCYEACDEHDIQLEVQHSPGRIGIYVDYEGGVVLFFDAETMLMLHAFRTHFTDQLLPLYSPCTMEEAVPGDQRLTIFKLNV, from the exons ATGGGGGAGAAAGGAGAAGCTGCCTGTGAGAAGGTAGGGAGGTGTGCTGAACACGGCAAGAAGCTGGTCTACTTCTGCAGGCTGGAGAAACTGAAGGTGTGCAGCAAGTGTGCGATCACGGGCTCGCACCGAGGGCACACGGTGGTGCCGGTGGAAGAGGCGCTAAGTGAGCTGAAG GAAGAAGCTGAGATGCTCCAGCAACAAGTGCAAGAAGATTTTGCCATTTTGCGGAGCTTCCTAGACTCAGAGGAGAAAGTTTTGATGGAGTGGATAGCCACTGAGAAACAGCATATCCTGGAGGAGCTGGAAAGGCTAAAAGCAGAATGCTTGGAGAGGGCTAAGCATCTGAGTTTGCTGATGGATCCCTTTAAGGCAGTGCTGCAGAGCACCAACTTAAGTGACGTGTTGAAG GTGCTGAACATTTCCTCTGATGG ATCCAGTCATCCTTGTGAAACAGCGAATGACCCCGTTGTGCGTTTTGAGGCTGAGAAATTTTGTGGTCCACTGCAATACAAAGTTTGGAAGAGGATGTTGCAAATAATTCAGACAG TGCCTGAAGCTTACACCTTTGACCATTTGACTGCTCACCCTCACCTTGAAATCTCAACAAACCGACGGTCAGTGATTCCTCGCCGTGAAGCTTTGCCAGTTGATTATGCAAATGGTCGATTCGACACCTGCCTTTGTGTTCTTGGCACCGAGGCAATTTCAACGGGGAAACACTACTGGGAAGTGACCGTTAACAAGAAGGCCAAATGGGATCTGGGAGTTGCTTACAGCTCTGTACCCCGTCATGGGGATATTTTCTACCGGCCTAGCAGAGGCATCTGGTGTTTGACATTGCGAGATGGCTATTGCTATGAGGCCTGTGACGAGCATGACATCCAGCTGGAGGTCCAGCACAGTCCAGGCCGCATTGGTATCTACGTGGACTatgagggtggggtggtgttgttCTTCGATGCCGAGACGATGCTAATGCTCCATGCCTTTCGAACCCATTTCACAGATCAGCTTCTGCCACTGTACAGCCCATGCACAATGGAGGAGGCGGTCCCGGGTGACCAGCGACTCACCATTTTCAAATTGAATGTGTGA
- the LOC121284461 gene encoding nuclear factor 7, ovary-like isoform X1 yields the protein MGEKGEAACEKVGRCAEHGKKLVYFCRLEKLKVCSKCAITGSHRGHTVVPVEEALSELKELLSARLVKLEAESLEQTSRLGEIEHNMTAAQEEAEMLQQQVQEDFAILRSFLDSEEKVLMEWIATEKQHILEELERLKAECLERAKHLSLLMDPFKAVLQSTNLSDVLKVLNISSDGSSHPCETANDPVVRFEAEKFCGPLQYKVWKRMLQIIQTVPEAYTFDHLTAHPHLEISTNRRSVIPRREALPVDYANGRFDTCLCVLGTEAISTGKHYWEVTVNKKAKWDLGVAYSSVPRHGDIFYRPSRGIWCLTLRDGYCYEACDEHDIQLEVQHSPGRIGIYVDYEGGVVLFFDAETMLMLHAFRTHFTDQLLPLYSPCTMEEAVPGDQRLTIFKLNV from the exons ATGGGGGAGAAAGGAGAAGCTGCCTGTGAGAAGGTAGGGAGGTGTGCTGAACACGGCAAGAAGCTGGTCTACTTCTGCAGGCTGGAGAAACTGAAGGTGTGCAGCAAGTGTGCGATCACGGGCTCGCACCGAGGGCACACGGTGGTGCCGGTGGAAGAGGCGCTAAGTGAGCTGAAG GAATTGCTATCTGCACGCTTGGTGAAGTTAGAAGCAGAGAGTTTGGAGCAGACCTCAAGATTGGGGGAGATTGAACACAACATGACAGCAGCCCAG GAAGAAGCTGAGATGCTCCAGCAACAAGTGCAAGAAGATTTTGCCATTTTGCGGAGCTTCCTAGACTCAGAGGAGAAAGTTTTGATGGAGTGGATAGCCACTGAGAAACAGCATATCCTGGAGGAGCTGGAAAGGCTAAAAGCAGAATGCTTGGAGAGGGCTAAGCATCTGAGTTTGCTGATGGATCCCTTTAAGGCAGTGCTGCAGAGCACCAACTTAAGTGACGTGTTGAAG GTGCTGAACATTTCCTCTGATGG ATCCAGTCATCCTTGTGAAACAGCGAATGACCCCGTTGTGCGTTTTGAGGCTGAGAAATTTTGTGGTCCACTGCAATACAAAGTTTGGAAGAGGATGTTGCAAATAATTCAGACAG TGCCTGAAGCTTACACCTTTGACCATTTGACTGCTCACCCTCACCTTGAAATCTCAACAAACCGACGGTCAGTGATTCCTCGCCGTGAAGCTTTGCCAGTTGATTATGCAAATGGTCGATTCGACACCTGCCTTTGTGTTCTTGGCACCGAGGCAATTTCAACGGGGAAACACTACTGGGAAGTGACCGTTAACAAGAAGGCCAAATGGGATCTGGGAGTTGCTTACAGCTCTGTACCCCGTCATGGGGATATTTTCTACCGGCCTAGCAGAGGCATCTGGTGTTTGACATTGCGAGATGGCTATTGCTATGAGGCCTGTGACGAGCATGACATCCAGCTGGAGGTCCAGCACAGTCCAGGCCGCATTGGTATCTACGTGGACTatgagggtggggtggtgttgttCTTCGATGCCGAGACGATGCTAATGCTCCATGCCTTTCGAACCCATTTCACAGATCAGCTTCTGCCACTGTACAGCCCATGCACAATGGAGGAGGCGGTCCCGGGTGACCAGCGACTCACCATTTTCAAATTGAATGTGTGA